In Girardinichthys multiradiatus isolate DD_20200921_A chromosome 10, DD_fGirMul_XY1, whole genome shotgun sequence, the sequence CAAAAAACAAGGTATTTATCTCTCATTTTAGTGGTATAGATCTAATCACCCTATAGCAATTAAATCATACATACAGGTGGTTTATCTTCGCTTACTGGTGAACTGGTgtgacctgaaaaaaaaaaaaaactttttaatttaCTATTTTTTGTGTAGTTGGGTTGTGAAATTCGCAAACACAACTAACTAGATTACACCGTTCTCGACGGATTTACCGTTTCCAGCGGGACGTAGAGGCGCAGCGGGCCTCATGGTGGGGAATCTTTGCGGAGATGGTGATGAAGAAGGCACGTCCGGGCTGGACGAGGGTTTCCTCAGCGGTCGGTTGGGTCGAACCGGGGATGTAGGAACATACGGGTTCATGTCTACAGCCGTAACTACAAAATTATTTAGTTATACAGCTGAATAGGTGACATGAACAGGAGATGTACGCACCATTAAAGTGCTTAGCTAGCTGACTCAatgtagctttaaaacatacgaAGATTAACTAACATGCTAAACGCTGGAAGGCCACCTTAATAAAGTTCttattttggtaaaaaagagcaaaacattCGACAGAAAACTTTGAGAATTTAATATTTCATCAATTAGGTAAAGTTTTATTGTTAATGACCTACCTGCGTTCACGTGCTCCTTGAGAAGATGAAAAGGCTGCAGCTGCGTAATGACGTCAGCAGAAGGTCAAAATTAAAACTGTTACCTTCAACGTCAAAATCTAAGggatcgtttttttttttttttaataaacatgaagaaaatatatacgatgcatgtatttgtttttttttcacaatccTTTATTCTTTTACTTATTACCATTGAGGAATATGGTGTTATATAATTACCTCCGATTTGTTTTACTGTACtatagaatagaatacaataaaataaaataaaacagaatagaaTAATCCTTTACTTGTCCCttaatggggaaaatgtaaCAGCAGCCAAACAGAACCACCCTAATAcacatattaaaaataataattttttaattttaaaaattgcaAGGTGGAAAACAATACAGTaattaatacataaaaaattgTAAATCCTAAGAAATGTACAGTTGGAATACAGAGTTCTTGAGTCAATTGTACCTTTTTTAGTTGCACAAAAATTGGCTTTATGTTAAAATATGGAGATCCGTGCATGGTGGATGCAGTTATTTAATTTGGTTAGTTGGGAGCAGTGGTGGTTGTACAGTCCTACAGATATCAGGAAGAGCCATTTATAatttggtgcatctctaaagaAACAGACTGTTTCTAAAGAAGCTTCCCAGTGATCCCAGTTATGCTGTTAtgaaaggaggaggagataTTATCCAGTACAAGAAAGAGATTATAAGGTATTCTTCAAACAATATTTAACCCTGTCCATTTCCACTGAATTTATCAGGGTAAAAACAAATGACCAGGGTAAACaattaacaaagaaaaatgaaatcttggCGTTTTGTGGCAGGAGAGGGGTTAGCATTTAGAACTGTTTGAACCTGTTCAGGACTATAATTCAGTCATATCGGTATGAAATGATTTATATATCATGTATTCTTTTGACTTTAACTGTACTAGAGTTTAAATATATGTCTGCTTACAATCATCTGTCCCAAAAGATGTAGTAAATCATGCAGTCAGTGTTATAGTTTTGAGTTTTATGTTCTGAGGTGCAAAATCTTTGCCAACATCCAAAATTCATTTGCTCATTGTGCACACAGAAACAATGCCATTCCcaagcaagctctgcactggggGCAACCAGATTCTTTAATTGAATCTTCTTTAGCAGATGGTCCTGCTTATTGTTGGAGTTTCTTGGGTATTCTGAAGCTTTCGTCAAACAAACTGAACCTCTCCTCTTGAAGTTCTTGATGTTTTGTGTGAAACCTGACATTCAGCACCACTGTAGCAGTTGAGGCCTTTTTAATGCAAATCAAAGATGACAGCTCATGTTTCCCTTAGGTAACCATGGCTGACTAAAGATTAATGAGTTTTAAGGACCACTCCTTGTTAAAATAACCACAATCGGGGTGACAGAATGATATCCGCTGTCCTCATTAACACTTTTGCATGAACTAAGGATGAGATTGTTCAAATGATACTTCAAGGTCAGTTTGTGACAGGGGTAAAACTAGGTGCAAGTGAGGTTTTGCGATGAGATCAATTTGCAGTCACTGTGCAATTAATTCCATTGGATTTAATCAGTCTTTGTAGTAACCTTGATTAAATGCAGTCCCCCACTCCACGCCACCACAACTATAATATGGTTTATCAACACTTACTCGGTGTAGATTTTCTCGAAAATACCGGGCAGACCTGCAGGTGTACCTGTCGTGTGTGTTAACACCAGACTGACGTCATTTGTCACTTGGCATTCATTGCTTTCTGTCCCTCTCCTTCTCCTGCTGTGGCCATATTTGTTGATGTGTCATAGCAGTGAGTAGCAGGGCGGTCAGCTGGTGAAATAGAGAGCTCCGATCGTCATTGCATGGACATACACGATGACTTGTTGGCATGTGGTAGGTGTAAATATCCACATATTTATTTAGCTACGTTCTACATCTGTGTTACATGCTAGCGTTAGCCTCGTCTAATGTCTGTGTTATCAGTGTTAGCTTAGCTAACTAGATAAACCAGCAACGGGCCTATGACGTTCAAATACGGCAACACAGAGATTGGTAATAATCACacgttgttgttttttgtgttttagcaTTTGTATTTACTGTGTTAACTCATTTTGTAAACCGACAGTAAGCCCTGTTGCCACGTCTTAGCTAACTGATAGGCTAGCATGCTAACAAGTCAGAGGGACAGGTAGTGCTAATGTCAAATGCACCGGAATGTAAATAAAACGTCAAATAGTATGAAAGGGTCATCAATCTGCTGTTTGTTATTACAAACCGATTTACTGTGCTCTGAAATTATGAATATTAAAGAAAATGGTACATTCATAATGTCAATTGTGTTGTGGAATGACACCTGTCAGAGGAGCATCCTTAAGTACGTACTAGCTAAAGCTTTTACTTCTTAAGACACAATTTAGTGAATGtcaaaatattagaatacaTCACTAGAACTACGGAAAGAACAAAAACttggtttatttttatctgGATCGATACAAGAACACTGGCTTTAAATGGGCGGGGTTAATGGTCCTGGAACATGTTGACTGGAAAACAGGTATGGCAGAGAAAGGGGTGTATTGCTAGATAATAACATAAAGTTGAATAGGGTTTTTTAAGGCCTCCACCCACTCATCCCAGTGATTAGTAACACAGGAAATGCTGACAAAGCCCCTTATAATCTAGTGTTGGATTAACAGTTAATGTTTCAGCCTGacatttcaatatttaatttacttttttacaaattttgccTGGACCTCTTTGTCaccagttttgtattttttattttattgtgttttttattgttgtttgagAATGGAGATTTAAAGTATTGTTTTACTCCTTGCACTTCATCTGCACAGTATTAAAGAGGTAAAAATGTTGTTTCAATCACAATGTATCCTCTTACTCTAAGATTGTGagacttttttatgttttagcaccatggttctcaaactgtggtatAAGTGCCACTGGTAGTACTCAAGTGACCTTTAGTGCTCCTCAAAAGAAACTTTGGTATCAActatttgcaaaataaatagAATTATCATTAACTGATGTGGAGTAAGCTTAAAATGATGTGTTGTTCACGCTAATTGAGTTTTGCTACTGTTCCATATAACTCTGTATAAAGTTATTAGTTGGATCTGGGGATGACATTTAACCTTTCTCCAGttcaaatttataaaaaaacaatgacaattGCTAGTTTACCGTGGCTATCTGTAAGTTGCATATGCAAGGCGAACGGAATGGATTTTCCCCCAAATTAAGGTGCTTTGATTTTATGCATCTTTGCTCCCATCTTTTGACATTAAAGTTGTGCATTTACTTTCAAAACCAAACAGCTCAACAAACAAGGAAAGCTTGAGAACACCTCAAATACAAAGGAAAAGTAACCAATGCGACGTAAAGGTAAAAACACAAGGCATTCGATTCCGCTAACcagtttattgttgtttttttgttccatTACAACCATGTGTCTACTCTCATCAGTACTAGCGAGGCTTGTACTTTGTGATTTCTGTGCTTTGAGGCCATaactaatatatttttttaaatgtaggtCCATGCTACAATAATTTGATGCTTACACTTACATCTTTAACATATTCTTTTGTTTGGGTGTTGAGTGAAGCTCAATAGATAGGCGCTCATCTTGAATAACTATCATAGTGGTGTGACGTTCTCCATCACACATCTTTAAGCTAAGGTAGTCTTTTCATAGGCGTGGCCTAAAACACACCTCTGTGCTGTACAGTCCCAGCTCTTGAGTCTGCCTGTGGACATTCTTTAGGTGTTTTCCTTTTGGCAATAGATGACCTAAGTACATGAAGTGCAGATCAGGAAGAGGCAAATGGCACGGGAATGACTTCCTGTAACTGTTTGTTGTTTACAGATAAACTGCCATCAAGCTGAAATTCAGTCATCtcatccttttctttctttttttttttactttcctgtttttttttttcttgttcttgcCAGATTTGAACCCTAAGCGGACCATGAAACAGCCCGCTCTGACTACAGATGCACAGAAAATGGAAGGATCAGATGATAAATTAGTAACAGAGGAATTGCACTCTAGAGATGAGTTTCATAGTAGTGTGTCAAATTGTGAAGAAGAAGAACTAATCTTTCAGACCAGTGATCATCTGGTGAAGACCTGCCATCAGGAAAAAGGTGAGAAACAGCCAGAAAGTGGATTATTCAAGACTGAAGAAGGAGCTCAGATATGCTGTCCGGACCATCATGATGTAAAAGAGACAACTGCTGATGTTAAAAGTGATGCTGGTAAGGTTTCTGGTGAAACGGACAGACTTTCACTCAGTCCTTCAAACGAGGCTGCTGCCACCAGTCCAGATGTCGCAGAAACCTCTCCTTCTGTTATCGAAGGGACAATGGAGACCTTTTTGACTTTTGATGCAACAACTCAACATGACAGTGAGCGGCTGTCTCAGTCTCCCTCTGTCGACAACATCAAATCTGCCGACAGTCCTTTACCAGGTTCTGTCCAAAGCACTTCCAAAAACTCCCCTACAGACTCCTCAACTTCTGGGTTCTCTAATGGGCCATCCACTCCGAGCTCCGACACACTCAGCTTCTCGCCGGTTTCCAGCCCGCAGACCGGCGCCAACGTCTCCCTCCCCCCACAATCTTTATCAAGCCCTTACGACACCGACTGCAGTCGAAAGCTCATTTCCCAAATCCAGCGCTCGCTGTCGCAAGAGTCACTGTTAGATGAACTGGAGTCAGAGCTTTTAGCTTGTGGGCTGTCTGGAAGTGAAAGCAGAAGAAAGGGGAAAGGGAGCTCGCCTGTCAATGGACTTCCAGCAGACCAGGATGGCTGCATGATGGTCTATGAGAAGTGTGTGCAGTTCAAGTACACTCAACAGGAGAAAGCTATTCAGAGGTAAATTTTATAGACAAAACCTGCTGCTATACAATGCTTCTAAATTCCATAAGGACCTCAATTTTTGAGGGTTTGACCCCTGTTTGAACCTATTTGCTTAGGTTGCTTGAGGAGAACAAGAGACACCAGGAATTGATCCTGGGGATCTGCTCCGAAAAAGACAACATGAAGGAAGAGTTGAAGAAGAGAGCAGAAACAGAGAAGCAACACATCGGCTCTATTAAAAAGGTCATTCTTTATTCTTTATGCTCATTTGGTGTTTGATCTGTGCAACATTGATTGTTACAGGGATAGCTTGGATTTGTTGAAGTGAGATTATGGGAAATAATTCTCTGCACTGGTTGCCTTACTTATAGAAGACAAATGTCATATTGTGTGCTTGTAGAGAAGAAACCCTCAGAAAGGGATATTTCAAAACCTTTTCTACCTTTTTAATGTGAAATGTATCCTGTTCAAtggaactgaaaaacaaacaaagttgTTAAAGGgaacaaagtattaaaaaaCTGCAACTACCAGTTTCCATAAGTATACACACCCTTAATCTAATTCATCGTTGAAACTCATTTTGATACAGTTtaagcattcagtcttctttcaAATGACTCTTTGGGTCAAAACTGACTTATGGAAATGTTTCTTCATgtccttctcctgactgatccCTTTGAAAAATGAGGCCTTTTTGATCTTTATCTTAAAGTCAtgccaagtttatttataaagcccaTTTCATATGATAATCAAAGACTCAATAGGTTAGGAAgatcataaaataaaagcaatcaatacatgtaataaaacaatgaatACACAAAATAAAGGATAAAAATGTTAGGAAATTTGTACTAGGAGAGCTGAACCTGAATCACGGCTGATCAGGATCATTTGAATTGATGCCAGATATTTACCCAAGAAGACTGAATCCTGGAATCGAAGTTTAAGACGGTTCAGCAAGGTGGGATAAATGTCACCAAAATGGTTTACAAAGTTCTTAAATCATTTAATTTGCTCTCCTTTTTTTACACCAGGAAACCAAGCATTTTAGCATTAGTTTGAAGACTGTATATTTACGATTTTTACCATGTGTTTGTTCATGTCAAAGGTGACACCAAATCACAGTGTCTTGCATTACTTCTTGCAATGtgctaaatattatttacttaTATTTGGAATAACTCAGCCGCTATTGTAGTTCTGATGACTTAGTTCATCACATTTCGTTATCTTTCACATTGTGTGACTTTTCCAAAGTGTAAATACTAGCTTCtctttttttaagcatttaatacaattcatTTCTTAATTAAACAACTATTATTAATTGTACACAGGGTACAAAGTATTACTCTGTTCATATTAAGTCAACACAGAGTAGGTTAGCCTGCTCTGACTGTTGTGCAAATTAGGGGACAAACCAAAGAATAAATCTTGTTAAGCTGCATCCGTCACAGTGgcttttcaattcagttcagtttattcctGAGCTCTGCTTAGCCTGTAATTAAGGACGTCAAACAAAGCGGCCTGTAAGGGTGGAGAAAATTATATTGGGTTCTCATCACCTCCATCTAACTGATGACATCATTTGTGTAGattgtgcttttttgtttttttttaattccctTGAGATTTGCAGAGCACTCAAAAACTCAACTCATCCTGTTCACAAGACACAATTCGAAACATTTGTTGCTATAACTGGAACAAAGACtgattcatgtttttctatttatgtGTAAACATGCGGGTATAgagtgatttttctttttttgtatccACACTGTCCccttttgttgttcttttcaaACTGTAAATGTATATGTATAGATGAAGAAAAACCTTATTTTTTTACTATCGATGAAAATACAATTagtaatatgtaaaaaaaaaaaaaggtaaagttTCTTCTTTAACGTGTAATTTTGGGCTAATCTTCCGAGGTAAATTTGTGAAGTTGACTTGTGTTCAGTCCTTTTATTCAACTCTAATCTTGCAAAGCAGGTTAGCTCAGGTGTTGGGCCGACAGGTCGCTCACTCTGCCTTCTCCCTGTTTTTGCAGTTAGAGTGGAGGGTGGAGGAGCTCCTGAAAGAACTGAAGGAGTCGCGAGAGAAATTCATCCACCACGACCAAACAGCCAAAGCTGCTTTGCAGCAGATGCAGAGAGAAACTACTTACAGGATAGAACAGGTATGACTCGGATGTAATTACACTGAAACTTTCACACAACTTGGTTTTGCGTGTATCTGATCCTTATTTTGCATCTCTGGCACCTTGGCTTTAAAACCTAATTCCCAGTATAATCTATAATATGTTAGCCATTTTAAGAATTTTGCattatgaaagaaaatataactCCTTGTAGAAATAATTTACCTTTTTGACAGGAATCCATTTGCAGCCGttagattaaaacaaataaatgtatagTAGCCATTTAGTACCACAGTATCAGTTCTGTCTTGAAAAACCATATCATTAAGGTCGTTTGAGCTTCACAGGATACGCACATTTATTACTTTGATTATTTCCTGCCCCAATTGCCCCAACCACATGGTTTTTGTTTGCTGATAGGGTGCATTGTTAAGTATAGTAGGGGTAGTCTGCTGCCATTGTGAAATACTGTTGTCAAGCAGTATTTGCCTTTTTCTAATGCCCAAGTTTCTCAGCTCAAGACTTCATTAACAGTACCTTGCAGAGTTggcatacctcttgaacttcatgttttgttacattacaaccacttgGGATTTTCATATATTAGACAATTACAAAGTTTTGCTTTATTCTAGGAAGGAAAACGGTGTGTGGAAGGAAATAAATCTTTTTAGCCCTTTTTACACTGATACAAGCAAATATAATCAAGTGGAACCAGCTGCCTTTGGAAGCCATCTAGTTAATAGTGTCCAACTATTATTAGAGatgggttaggttataaaacaatatcccaagctttgaacatctcacatagTACTATTttattcatcatctgaaaataaaaggaGTATTGTATATCTGGAAATCTTGTGTGACATATTCGTCCACATAAACTGATGGGCCGGttaaggagaacattaatcaaaaACAGTCTCGAGGCCCAGGGTAACTCTGGGGATCCACAGCCCAGGAGGGAGATTTAAGTTGTGTATTCAACAAATCTAGGTTTTATgaaagagagacaaagaaagccattgttaaaagaaggCAATAAGACATCCCAAAGACCCAAAATGAACTTGTGAAATGTTATGTAATAATCTATGTAGTAATCTAACATTGCTCATACCTCTGAACACCATtgccacagtgaaacatggtggtggcagcattatgctgtggggatgcttttctttagtgaGTACAGCTGATTAGAGTTTATGGAAAGACAGGGTAAAACCTTGAAAAAAACCAGTTGCAAAAGAGGGTAGAGGGTCaccatccagcaggacaaagaccCTGAACATTCAGCttgagctacaatggaatggtttagatcaaagctcaCACAcgctagaatggcccagtcaaagtcaaaacATAAAGACAATTATGATTCTGTTCACATACATTTCTTTTGCAAAGTCAAACTCGGGTCTCCgaatgtgcaaagctgacaaGAGACACGCCCCAAAAAGACTTTCGGCTGCCGGTACTGTAAGAGATAGTTCGAAAGGAACGGAGTGAgaggggctgaataaaaatgaaaaccacactTTCGAAATAATTAAttctaaaaatgttgaaaataataaatctttctttttcactttacaattatggaACAAGTTGTTGTTCTGCCACCTAGAATATatggatgtttgtggttgtaatgtgaccacATGTTTAACTGTTaaatgggtgtgaatacttttacaaggcactatattttttaaagttttgattGATTAGAGTATCTTTACttctatttacaaaaaaaagacaatttagcCACAATTGACCCACAAACAATATTTCTACCACTCTCTACCATCCGTGGATCTTTGCACAAAACTAGCAGCTTGAACGTTCAAGGACTTGGATCACCAAACTCCTCTTCCTGCAGGTAAATAGATAGTTCTGGAGGGAGACTTTTTCAACCTGCTTTAGCTCACCTGGTGAAAGCCATGTAAGGCACACCCCTCCTGACAGTTCTGTCACACTTCATCATTTTTAATTTCACCGTTCAGTAAACAATACGAGTTTGATTTTGCCCTCTCTGGGCCTTTGTTTTAACATTCTGCACAGACCCAGTGATACTCGACTGTTGCCACCCTGAGGGTTGGAGCATTTGGTTATGTTAATGTGTTAAGGCTTTGTGACACGTAACTGAATTTTAATGTCCCCTAACTAGAATCAAATATCGACTATGATGTCTTTCACTCCAACGGGGTTTAGACTATTTTAATTCTTCTATCCTTTAAGAGATGTGGACActaacactaacatttattgcaAACTGTTCAGGTTTTGCATTACGTCAAAAATGTGCGGTGTGTAAAACTAAGCAGCTGAACCCAATTCTATCAACAGAGACAAGAAATAACATGGAGGCATCCGGCAAGATGTGAAAGCTATGCAGCAGCCTCCACACTTCTGCTTAAAATAACCCCAGCCTgtttctgatttcttttgacTAGAACTCTATCAAACCGAATAGAACAGACAGGTCGGGCTCAGAAGCAAAATGAAAAGTCCAGTCAGTTTGCAGGTTGTCTCACTGCATCCCTGCATCAGTGGGGCTAGGCTAGAGGTGAGCTGGGCAGAGGACAAGTACTATGCTTTTATATTGAAAGTAGAAGAAAAGTTGAGATTGATAGTTGAATGCAAGTTACCTAGTAACTATGAAAATAAAAGTAGATTTTTGCCTGCTTGGATTTGGGGTTTGTCACTGATGAGAAATAAGTCTTTTGATTCTAAGGTTTTGCATACTGAGAAATAAGTTATTTAAAAGCTCATAAGAaagcaataaaatgttaaaatatcagAGGCAAACAATTTGGATTATTATCAAATAGTTGGTTTATATCAGAAATTCGGCCAAACAATCAAAGCTCTTATTTATTACAcataattttgattattatggcctacagctaatgaaaacctgaTATTTGGTTTTCCCAAAAAAATTATGTTCACATACTTCATAATGCATGCACTTAATACCTGGTTGGGTCTCCTGTcaaggcagctataatagggTCCTGACACTCGTCTGCCTTGTTGGGTTTGGTGACAGTGGAGCTCCAATCCGCTCCTCTTTGACCTTAGCCCAGGTGAGACAGTTGTGACCTTGTTTGAGTGGCCTAACACTGGGAATGCGACAGTTGTAGCCCACGTCCCTGATACGTAGGTAtctggtggctcttgaagctctgacCCCTGCTGCTGTCTACAAGTTGAAAATATCCCTCCCTtaaactcttgaatgggctttACTTCTTAAATTCTCTAATGTCAGCATTTATCCCTGTTGctaccttttcctaccacatttttatcttccactcaaccttctgttaatatgcttggatatacactctgtgaacagccagctgcTGAAACAGGGTCTTTTTGTGGCTAACCCTGCTGGTGTAGGGTGTCAGTGCTGAAGCACTGTCAAGTCAGCATTCTTCCctatgattgtgtaggccataactTAACATTTCTCTATTAAAGATCCTGttgtattgttgtttttttgttgtattctaattttgtttctgtctaTAACAAATCTATACAATATGTTTTTGAGTTGAATTACTGGCGGAAAAAAatgatattgtaatttattgagatgcatttGTAAGAGGTACACATGACCATGTCTTACAATTCAGGTGAACAGGAAGTGTGATGAGGCGCGGCAGGAGAAGGAGGCCATGGTGATGAAATATGTGCGAGGAGAGAAAGAAGCTCTGGACCTAAGGCGGGATAAGGAGAGTTTGGAGAAGAGGCTGAGGGAAGCCCTCAAGGAGGTGGACCGCCAGGCCCTCAGGGGAAATCAGCTGGCTCAGGAGAAGGGACGGCTGCAACAGCTGTATGACGCTAAGGTCAGTAGGATTTTAAATGCTTTCTTCCTTGGAACATGGAAAAACTATTCATATCtgggttcaaatgtttttattgtcttagAAATGTCTAATGCGTGTAACTTGATCTTTTATTTAACTTACCGTATCATGCACTTTGTGTTACTGGAGCATTATTTGTTCCCTAACCTTGAAAAAACAAAGGATtagatttacttgtttttaatttcaCGATGGAAATTAAGAGGCAAAGGTGTTTGTAATGACTTATATTCTCCAAGATGTAGCCAGCATATATAAATTATATCTTAAGCAGGATTAGTTTAACAGAATATTTGATCGCAAGCAGCCGTTTTTTGCATACAATAATTATGTGACAACTTTTTAGAGACTATTTAAGTCTTATTCTGCCCCCCTTCATCACCCCTTTGTTCACAGGAAGGTGAGGTTGGCCGGCTGACGCGAGAAGTGGAAAAGTTGAAAGAGGAGATCAACTCTCATCTAATTAAAGTCAAATGGGCCCAGAACAAACTAAAGAGTGAAGCAGATGCTCACAAGGTAACGTTACTCAAACTCGGGGAAAAAAAGGGACTTTGCATTTCCTGTTACAAATTGCTTCTAGgctaaaatgaaaatgtaagaTCTACAAATGAACACTTAAGCAAAATCGTATTATAAATACAGGCCCAAGATTTGGAACTCATAGCATGCTTTTAGGCATGTAATTCTGCACAATTGTTTGAAGGGAGACATGCCTGCTTTCGATGAATGTCTTGCCTTAGCACCCATGGAGTAGCCTTTCTGTCAGCCTGTATGATCCTCA encodes:
- the ccdc186 gene encoding coiled-coil domain-containing protein 186 isoform X2, whose amino-acid sequence is MDIHDDLLACDLNPKRTMKQPALTTDAQKMEGSDDKLVTEELHSRDEFHSSVSNCEEEELIFQTSDHLVKTCHQEKGEKQPESGLFKTEEGAQICCPDHHDVKETTADVKSDAGKVSGETDRLSLSPSNEAAATSPDVAETSPSVIEGTMETFLTFDATTQHDSERLSQSPSVDNIKSADSPLPGSVQSTSKNSPTDSSTSGFSNGPSTPSSDTLSFSPVSSPQTGANVSLPPQSLSSPYDTDCSRKLISQIQRSLSQESLLDELESELLACGLSGSESRRKGKGSSPVNGLPADQDGCMMVYEKCVQFKYTQQEKAIQRLLEENKRHQELILGICSEKDNMKEELKKRAETEKQHIGSIKKLEWRVEELLKELKESREKFIHHDQTAKAALQQMQRETTYRIEQVNRKCDEARQEKEAMVMKYVRGEKEALDLRRDKESLEKRLREALKEVDRQALRGNQLAQEKGRLQQLYDAKEGEVGRLTREVEKLKEEINSHLIKVKWAQNKLKSEADAHKETKDKLRETTSKLAQAKEETEQIRKNCQDMIRTYQESEELRSNELDAKLKETKGELEKHKQEQTDQLEMHRAKAKELEDLKKSYKESIDELETLRTKLKCLEDERPRWEDELTKYREIINRQKAEIGRQREKLEEVTALQEQHERDKQEIASLQEEVEGLTNQMADLQCDVQGSREREAELLGFTEKLSSKNAQLQSESNALQSQLDQVSGSFTTLQAKLEETSRILDDKSRQLKQEEVLRHQEVQGLQEERKVLQTEVAQLKTRVEELRDELVTQKRKQAANIKDLTKQLTQARKRLEQVENGGCDRDVSSMGSRSSSSGSLNARHGGSSSVEERSPESQSGPSVMVVDSFPEVDKAVLVDRIVRLQKALARKQEKIEFMEDHIKQLVEEIRKKTKIIQSYVLREESGALSSEASDINKAHLSRRGGIMASLYTSHPADSGLTLDLSLEINRKLQAVLEDTLLKNITLKENLQTLGSEIEKLIKQQKNLEDGV
- the ccdc186 gene encoding coiled-coil domain-containing protein 186 isoform X1, giving the protein MDIHDDLLACDLNPKRTMKQPALTTDAQKMEGSDDKLVTEELHSRDEFHSSVSNCEEEELIFQTSDHLVKTCHQEKGEKQPESGLFKTEEGAQICCPDHHDVKETTADVKSDAGKVSGETDRLSLSPSNEAAATSPDVAETSPSVIEGTMETFLTFDATTQHDSERLSQSPSVDNIKSADSPLPGSVQSTSKNSPTDSSTSGFSNGPSTPSSDTLSFSPVSSPQTGANVSLPPQSLSSPYDTDCSRKLISQIQRSLSQESLLDELESELLACGLSGSESRRKGKGSSPVNGLPADQDGCMMVYEKCVQFKYTQQEKAIQRLLEENKRHQELILGICSEKDNMKEELKKRAETEKQHIGSIKKLEWRVEELLKELKESREKFIHHDQTAKAALQQMQRETTYRIEQVNRKCDEARQEKEAMVMKYVRGEKEALDLRRDKESLEKRLREALKEVDRQALRGNQLAQEKGRLQQLYDAKEGEVGRLTREVEKLKEEINSHLIKVKWAQNKLKSEADAHKETKDKLRETTSKLAQAKEETEQIRKNCQDMIRTYQESEELRSNELDAKLKETKGELEKHKQEQTDQLEMHRAKAKELEDLKKSYKESIDELETLRTKLKCLEDERPRWEDELTKYREIINRQKAEIGRQREKLEEVTALQEQHERDKQEIASLQEEVEGLTNQMADLQCDVQGSREREAELLGFTEKLSSKNAQLQSESNALQSQLDQVSGSFTTLQAKLEETSRILDDKSRQLKQEEVLRHQEVQGLQEERKVLQTEVAQLKTRVEELRDELVTQKRKQAANIKDLTKQLTQARKRLEQVENGGCDRDVSSMGSRSSSSGTALRFGSLNARHGGSSSVEERSPESQSGPSVMVVDSFPEVDKAVLVDRIVRLQKALARKQEKIEFMEDHIKQLVEEIRKKTKIIQSYVLREESGALSSEASDINKAHLSRRGGIMASLYTSHPADSGLTLDLSLEINRKLQAVLEDTLLKNITLKENLQTLGSEIEKLIKQQKNLEDGV